The window ATATATGACCTTATCTCAAGCGATAAGATGAAAAGCCAGTTTGCTATGGCATTACCAAAACATGTTGATACAGAAAGGTTTGTAAGAATAGCTCTTACATGCATCAGACAGAATCCAAAATTGGCAGAATGTAGCAGAGAAAGTCTATTGGGTGCTCTTATGACATCTTCTCAACTTGGATTAGAACCCGGTGGAGTATTAGGGCAAGCTTACTTAATTCCATTCTCTGTTAAAGGGCAAATGGAATGCCAATTTCAAATTGGGTATAAAGGTATGTTGGAGCTTCTAAGGAGATCAAAACAACTTTCAAATATAAGAGTTCACACAGTATATGAAAATGACGAGTTTGAAATAGGTTATGGATTAGACTGTACTCTTAATCATAAACCAGTTTTTAAAAACAGAGGAAATATGATCGGATTTTATTCCGTTGCGGAGCTAAAAGACGGTTCAAAACAATTTCATTTCATGTCCTATGATGATGTAGTAGAGCACGAAAAAAAGCATAGGAAAGGAAATTACCAAAGTAATGTATGGAAACAACATTTTGAAGCTATGGCACATAAAACAGTAGTTAAGCAACTTATGAAGTGGCTGCCTGTTTCGGTTGAGTATCTTGAAATGGCTTCTAAAGACGAGGGCGTATATAAAGCCAGTGAAGAAAACCTTAAGGACGTTACTGAGGAAGTAGTAGCTCCAACTTTAGATTATGATGAAGATACCGGAGAGATAATGGAATCTGAGGATAATTCAGCTGACAACGTCATAAGTGACGTTTTTAAATAGATGTGGAGGGTGGGTTCCAGTCTGCCTTCCTAGATAAAAATTTTGTCTGGAGGTTTTTAAGGGGTATGGATTGGACTAAGGAAAAGATAAAGAAACTGAAAAAGATGAGAACAGAAGGGGTACATTACTACGGGATTGGGCTTGTCCTGGGGTGTTCTGAAAATGCTGTCAGGCAGGCTGTACAGAAGTTTATTTT is drawn from Ilyobacter polytropus DSM 2926 and contains these coding sequences:
- the recT gene encoding recombination protein RecT; the encoded protein is MAEKIAKNDIIQKAATNRSVTKKKSNSIYDLISSDKMKSQFAMALPKHVDTERFVRIALTCIRQNPKLAECSRESLLGALMTSSQLGLEPGGVLGQAYLIPFSVKGQMECQFQIGYKGMLELLRRSKQLSNIRVHTVYENDEFEIGYGLDCTLNHKPVFKNRGNMIGFYSVAELKDGSKQFHFMSYDDVVEHEKKHRKGNYQSNVWKQHFEAMAHKTVVKQLMKWLPVSVEYLEMASKDEGVYKASEENLKDVTEEVVAPTLDYDEDTGEIMESEDNSADNVISDVFK